The sequence below is a genomic window from Tenacibaculum tangerinum.
TTCGTTTTTCCCTGTAGAATAGGTTGCTAAAGTTTTTAAATAATTATCGTTACCAAAAGAAACTAAGGCAGATCCACCTTCTTTCTTATCAGTAGATTTTGTAATAATATTAATTGTACCACCTACTGAAGAAATGGCTAATTTAGAAGACCCTAAACCTCTTTGTACTTGCATTGCAGTAGTAACGTCTGATAAACCAGCCCAGTTTGACCAATAAACCTGACCATTTTCCATGTCATTCACTGGAACTCCATTAATTAACACAGCTGTGTTTCTCTGATCAAAACCACGAATATTGATACGAGCATCTCCAAATCCACCTCCAGATTTTGTTGCGTATACAGAAGGCGTATTGTTTAATAACTCAGGAAACTCTTGTGAGCCTAATTTCTCTTGGATTTCGGCAGCTTTAATGGTAGAGACCGCCACAGGAGTTTGTCTGTCTTTGGCAACATCAATTAAACCTTTTATTACTACTTCTCCTAACACGTTAGAAGGCTCTAATTGAACAGTACCCAAATCAGAAGCTCCAGAAAAAGAAACTTGTTTGTTCGAGTATCCTACAAAAGATACTACTACAACTCCAGATTCAGTACTGGCGTTTAGCATAAATTTACCATCAAAATCAGTCGCCGCACCGTTGCTAGTCCCTTTTACTACCACGTTCGCTCCTGGTAATGGCTCTCCCATTTCGTCAACCACTTTACCCGTAAGTTTTGTTTGACCTAAAACTGTAGCCGCTGCAAAGAACAAAGCTACTAGTAATACATTTTTAAATGTTTTCATTTTTTAATCTAATTGTTATTAAATGCAGGTGCAAATATCCTGCTTTTACCTATGGCTAATATTAAATTAATGTTAAGTTTTAACAAAAAATTAAGACACAACAATTTAATAAAAACATGGTTAACTACTTAATGTCAGTAGATTATGTTTCAACATAGTTGTTAACAAAAACTAGCCAAAAGTTAAAGTATTTAAAACAGGTGTCGTTAATGAAAAATTATTCGTTGTCAAGATTTTTTTGTGCTAATTCTTTTCCTAATTCTACCCCAAACTGATCATACGAGTAGATGTTCCAAATAACTCCTTGCGTAAATATTTTGTGTTCATAAACGGCAATGAGCATTCCTAAGGTAAAAGGCGTTAATTTGTCGAATAAAATAGCGTTGCTAGGACGATTTCCTTCAAAGACTTTGTAGGGCAATAGAGTTGCCACTTTATCTAATTGATTGTTAATTTTTAAATCTAGGTGTACTGCTTCTTTTGTTTTTCCGAAAGCCAAAGCTTCTATCTGAGCTTTGTAATTTGCCATTAATTTTTTGTGGTGGTCTTCTAGCTTGTATAAAGAGTTTTTAAATCCGATAAAATCTGCAGGAATTAATTTGGTGCCATGGTGTATTAATTGCATGAATGCGTGTTGCATATTGGTACCAGTGCTTCCCCAAACTATCGTTCCTGTTTGGTAAGTAACCTCATTTCCATTTCTGTCTACATTTTTTCCGTTACTTTCCATAATGGCTTGTTGTAAATACGCTGGAAAGTTCGCCAAATACTGACTGTAAGGCAGTATGGCTTCTGTTTCTGCTTTGAAAAAATTATTGTACCAAACACTAATCAAGGCAAGTATTACTGGAATATTTTGGTCGAATTCTGCAGTTTTAAAATGAGTATCCATTTTTTCTGCTCCTTTCAATAATTCTTTAAAATTATCAAAACCTAAAGCTAAACATATTGATAGTCCGACTGTTGACCAAAGTGAAAATCGACCACCTACCCAATCCCACATAGGAAACACATTTTTTTTGTCAATTCCAAAATTGTCAACTGCATTTAGGTTTGTTGATACGGCTACGAAGTGTTTGGCTACATCAAAAACTGTAGCAGATTTTAAAAACCAATCTCGAATCGTATTGGCATTGCTCAATGTTTCTTGTGTTGTAAAGGTTTTAGATACGATAACAAATAGGGTAGTTTCTGGGTTTATTTTTTTTAACACCTCAGCAACATGGTCTCCATCAACATTAGAAACAAAATGGGTGTTTAGTTTATTTTTGTAAAACTGAAGTGCTTCTACCACCATATTGGGCCCTAGGTCTGAACCGCCGATACCAATGTTCACAACATCTGTAATCGATTTGCCTGTATAGCCTTTCCACTTTCCAGAATTTACCTTATTGCTAAAGGTTTTCATTTTTCGTAAAGCTGTTTTAATTTTAGGCTTTACATCTTTTCCATCTACAAAAACAGGGGTATCTGAGCTATCTCTCAGGGCTGTATGCAATACGGCTCTATTTTCAGTTACATTGATTTTATCTCCTGAAAAATATTTTTCAATCGCATCTTTTAAATTTACTTCTTCTGCTAAAGAGTGTAATAAATCTATCGTTTCTTGAGTGATTCTGTTTTTTGAGTAGTCAACAGATAATTCATCTAGGTTAATAGAGAATTTATCTGCTCTGTCTTTATCTGCACGGAACAGTTCTTTTAACTCATACTCTTTTGCTTCATTGAAATGCTTTACTAGCTTTTCCCAAGCTTTGGTTTCTGTTGGATTTATATTTTGAAGTGGCATAATTAATTCGTGGCTAAGATTTCTTTTTGTTTAAATGAGAGTGGTTCTGGTTGTGGCAACTGTATGCCGTCTAATTGTCTTTTTAATGGTTGTATATACTCTAAATATGTTGGTTTTATTTTGGGGTCTAAAGGTTCTGCTGAAGGTAGTTTTTCACGAAATGGATCAACCTGTTTTCCAAACTTCCAAAAACGGTAACAAACATGTGGTCCGCTAGTATTTCCTGTCATTCCTACCCATCCGATAACATCTCCT
It includes:
- the pgi gene encoding glucose-6-phosphate isomerase, coding for MPLQNINPTETKAWEKLVKHFNEAKEYELKELFRADKDRADKFSINLDELSVDYSKNRITQETIDLLHSLAEEVNLKDAIEKYFSGDKINVTENRAVLHTALRDSSDTPVFVDGKDVKPKIKTALRKMKTFSNKVNSGKWKGYTGKSITDVVNIGIGGSDLGPNMVVEALQFYKNKLNTHFVSNVDGDHVAEVLKKINPETTLFVIVSKTFTTQETLSNANTIRDWFLKSATVFDVAKHFVAVSTNLNAVDNFGIDKKNVFPMWDWVGGRFSLWSTVGLSICLALGFDNFKELLKGAEKMDTHFKTAEFDQNIPVILALISVWYNNFFKAETEAILPYSQYLANFPAYLQQAIMESNGKNVDRNGNEVTYQTGTIVWGSTGTNMQHAFMQLIHHGTKLIPADFIGFKNSLYKLEDHHKKLMANYKAQIEALAFGKTKEAVHLDLKINNQLDKVATLLPYKVFEGNRPSNAILFDKLTPFTLGMLIAVYEHKIFTQGVIWNIYSYDQFGVELGKELAQKNLDNE